A single genomic interval of Spirosoma taeanense harbors:
- a CDS encoding RagB/SusD family nutrient uptake outer membrane protein: protein MKFKILTNTLKITGVAAMLLTGQSCQDVLKEEVVSNIGNDYINTTKGFEDAVKAAYSTLRYYYGTQQGLTMSEYGTDIYATGADGGYKGFHFYDAQLNPTVDYLANTWDELYKGINTCNAVIGRAPNVTGISDAVKKIRVAEAKFLRAHYYYILHQQWGPVDLRLTETLVPTKETKRATDAEIYAAIIKDLTDAVADLEPKAQSSEYGRATKPAAETLLARVYLTKAYSSSKAADDFSKAAALCKNVTTAYGYKLLDDFASVFDENNQINSEIVFAVQYTADPLSNLTNNIAAANGGNNLHLFFGMQYDVQPGMKRDVFYGRPFKRLRPTSYLLNTVFADRTNDSRYKKTFRDTWLSNNPGTFNAASFDDSKTKVTFAAGDTAIFIPGVEWTKAQRAAKKYQVLVPSAYTEALFPTLQKFFDTKRPDLTYEPGSRDYFVFRLADVYLMLAEASLQSGNVADAVTAINAVRYRAGWPGKKDAMLVQAKDMNLELIMEERARELAGEQVRWLDLKRWGVLIDRVKKYNPQAAVNIKDFHVNRPIPQTQIDRSAKGQDGKSVFTQNPGY, encoded by the coding sequence ATGAAATTCAAAATCTTAACAAATACCCTAAAAATTACCGGCGTAGCAGCCATGCTGCTTACGGGCCAGTCGTGTCAGGACGTCCTCAAAGAAGAGGTAGTTTCCAATATCGGTAACGATTACATAAACACGACGAAAGGCTTTGAGGACGCCGTAAAAGCAGCCTATTCAACGCTCCGGTATTACTACGGCACCCAGCAGGGCTTAACCATGTCGGAGTACGGCACGGATATATACGCGACAGGGGCCGACGGGGGCTACAAAGGCTTCCATTTCTACGACGCTCAGTTGAACCCTACAGTCGATTATCTGGCCAACACCTGGGACGAACTGTACAAGGGAATCAATACCTGCAATGCCGTTATAGGGCGCGCCCCGAACGTAACCGGCATTTCGGATGCGGTCAAGAAAATCCGGGTCGCTGAAGCGAAGTTTTTACGTGCCCATTACTACTATATCCTGCATCAGCAGTGGGGCCCGGTGGACCTACGGCTTACTGAAACCCTGGTTCCAACCAAAGAAACCAAGCGGGCAACGGACGCTGAAATATATGCTGCGATCATCAAGGATCTGACCGATGCGGTTGCTGATCTGGAACCCAAAGCCCAGTCTTCTGAGTATGGCCGGGCAACCAAACCAGCCGCCGAAACCTTACTGGCCAGAGTGTATCTGACGAAAGCGTATTCATCCTCGAAAGCGGCTGATGACTTCAGTAAAGCCGCTGCACTCTGCAAAAACGTAACGACAGCTTACGGCTATAAACTGCTCGACGATTTTGCCAGTGTTTTTGATGAAAACAACCAGATAAACAGCGAGATCGTGTTTGCGGTCCAGTACACGGCAGACCCTCTCTCGAACCTGACCAACAACATAGCAGCCGCTAACGGCGGTAACAACCTGCACTTATTCTTCGGGATGCAGTACGACGTTCAGCCGGGCATGAAGCGGGATGTTTTTTATGGTCGCCCGTTCAAGCGGTTACGTCCTACGTCCTACCTGCTGAACACGGTTTTTGCTGACCGTACCAACGACTCGCGGTATAAGAAAACTTTCCGCGATACCTGGCTCAGCAATAACCCCGGTACGTTCAACGCAGCTTCCTTTGATGATTCGAAGACCAAGGTTACGTTTGCAGCCGGCGATACAGCGATTTTCATTCCGGGTGTGGAATGGACAAAAGCGCAGCGTGCGGCCAAGAAATACCAGGTGCTGGTGCCCAGCGCTTATACCGAAGCGTTGTTCCCAACGCTGCAGAAGTTCTTCGATACCAAACGGCCCGACCTGACCTATGAACCCGGTAGCCGCGACTATTTCGTCTTCCGGCTGGCCGATGTGTATCTGATGCTGGCCGAAGCTTCGCTGCAGTCGGGTAATGTGGCCGATGCCGTTACAGCTATTAACGCCGTTCGGTACCGGGCGGGCTGGCCGGGCAAGAAAGATGCCATGCTGGTACAGGCTAAAGACATGAACCTGGAGCTGATCATGGAAGAGCGCGCACGCGAGCTGGCCGGTGAGCAGGTACGCTGGCTGGATCTGAAGCGCTGGGGCGTTCTAATTGACCGTGTGAAGAAATATAACCCACAGGCCGCGGTGAACATCAAGGATTTCCACGTAAACCGTCCGATTCCCCAAACCCAGATTGACCGCAGTGCCAAAGGTCAGGATGGTAAGTCCGTGTTTACCCAGAACCCAGGGTATTAA
- a CDS encoding SusC/RagA family TonB-linked outer membrane protein, which yields MINTVTLRPQRPWLPLLGLTALALLGQPALSAPSMPRPALTNPAQERVVSGRVLSSDDNNPLPGVSVTVKGTTRGTTTDANGDYRINVPNEQAILVFSSVGFLSQEISVGNRTSVNVKVETDTRALNEVVVVGYGTQRKSQLTGAITQVTSKEIQEMPITNLGQALQGRAAGVDVTQTGSRPGSVPTIRIRGRRSFSASNDPLYVVDGIPLSAGYEDFNPNDVASMEVLKDATATAIYGARGANGVVLITTKRGGQKGKTTVSYDAYAGISKPLDKLELFSGSEFAEFVRESYRATGGYKDANGNPVPTGVVDPYADSKVAVLGGDPAVAKGLANGTNTDWQDMILKNGSMQNHSIGVQGGNDRTQFYVSAGYFKDNGISKGLDFTRYSLRANIDHQINKVLKIGLSSYLMHSVRNGENLNPYQFTIQQNPLAAPYDDNGNIIFSPTNDALLTNPLAEIVPGAQVDQTKRYRIFNSVYAEAKILEGLTYRVNFGPDFTLARWGRFIGSRTNARKLGDPQAFNENRFGFNYTLENIVNYTKNFGGKHNLNVTLLHSIQRDNYERFRTDVQGIPAESQQFYNLGAASSVQATASELVQWTINSYMARVNYDFNDKYLITATIRRDGSSRFGENTKYGNFPGVALGWNVNNEPFLKGVTWIDLLKLRAGYGSVGNQAVTPYQTQGLLSRTAYAWGTSAAFGYRPNTIGNPDLRWETSATLNFGVDFSFWRGRLQGSLELYQTNTTALLLADQLPGSVGFNSVTRNVGETRNRGVELTFTTYNINSPSGFKWSTDFTFMKNTEAIVSLYNGKVDDIGNGWFIGRPLSTVYNYKKIGIWQTNEADKAKSYGSEVGQIKIQDTNADGRITADDRVIIGSDVPKFSGGITNRFSFKGFDLSFFFYGRFGNLLRSDFHLNRNALAGRYEQIKVDYWTPNNPTNEFPRPKSNQEFPVYNSTISYFDGTFVKLRNINFGYTFSPTIAKRLKMESLRLYTSIQQPFIWSEYRSKYNGIDPETTGLALSETGVVPATMVMTFGLNVRF from the coding sequence ATGATTAACACAGTTACCCTAAGGCCACAACGGCCCTGGCTTCCCTTACTTGGCCTGACGGCTCTTGCGCTATTGGGTCAACCAGCGCTCAGCGCCCCTTCAATGCCAAGACCAGCCCTGACCAATCCTGCTCAGGAGCGGGTGGTCAGCGGGCGCGTCCTTTCATCCGATGACAATAACCCGCTGCCAGGCGTAAGCGTAACCGTAAAAGGAACAACGCGCGGCACAACAACGGATGCAAATGGCGATTACCGGATTAATGTTCCGAATGAACAGGCCATATTGGTATTCTCGTCGGTAGGCTTCCTGTCACAGGAAATTAGTGTAGGCAACCGCACGTCTGTTAACGTCAAGGTTGAAACAGACACGCGTGCTCTGAACGAGGTCGTCGTTGTCGGTTACGGTACGCAACGGAAGAGTCAGTTAACCGGCGCTATTACGCAGGTTACGTCGAAAGAGATCCAGGAAATGCCTATCACAAACCTCGGCCAGGCTCTTCAGGGACGGGCCGCGGGGGTCGACGTAACGCAGACGGGTTCAAGGCCCGGTTCAGTGCCTACCATCCGGATTCGGGGCCGTCGGTCGTTCAGCGCCAGCAATGATCCGCTGTACGTTGTCGACGGTATTCCGCTTTCGGCCGGCTACGAGGACTTTAACCCGAATGACGTAGCCTCCATGGAAGTTCTGAAAGACGCTACGGCTACGGCTATTTATGGCGCGCGGGGTGCCAACGGAGTTGTTCTGATTACCACCAAGCGGGGGGGACAGAAAGGGAAAACAACCGTGTCGTATGACGCCTATGCCGGTATATCAAAGCCATTGGATAAACTCGAATTATTCAGTGGGTCGGAGTTTGCCGAGTTCGTTCGGGAGTCTTACCGGGCTACGGGCGGCTATAAAGATGCCAACGGCAATCCGGTTCCTACCGGCGTAGTTGATCCTTATGCAGATTCGAAAGTAGCCGTTCTGGGTGGCGACCCGGCCGTTGCGAAGGGACTTGCCAATGGAACCAACACCGACTGGCAGGATATGATCCTGAAAAATGGCTCCATGCAGAATCATTCGATTGGCGTTCAGGGCGGAAATGACAGAACCCAGTTTTACGTATCCGCAGGCTATTTCAAGGACAATGGCATTTCGAAAGGACTTGATTTCACGCGGTATTCCTTGCGGGCTAACATTGATCACCAAATCAATAAAGTCCTGAAAATCGGCCTCTCGTCCTACCTGATGCATAGCGTTCGGAACGGCGAGAATCTCAACCCGTATCAATTTACGATTCAGCAAAACCCGCTGGCGGCTCCCTATGATGATAATGGCAACATCATTTTCTCGCCAACCAACGATGCCCTGCTCACCAACCCACTGGCCGAAATTGTACCGGGTGCCCAGGTAGACCAGACCAAAAGGTACCGGATTTTCAACAGCGTTTATGCAGAAGCCAAGATTCTGGAAGGTCTAACCTACCGGGTCAATTTCGGGCCTGACTTCACGCTGGCCCGCTGGGGACGGTTCATTGGCTCACGCACCAACGCCCGTAAACTTGGCGATCCGCAGGCCTTTAACGAGAACCGTTTCGGCTTCAATTATACGCTGGAGAACATCGTTAATTACACGAAGAACTTTGGTGGTAAACATAATCTGAACGTAACCCTGCTCCACTCCATCCAGCGGGACAATTACGAACGCTTCCGGACAGACGTTCAGGGCATTCCGGCTGAGAGTCAGCAGTTTTACAATCTGGGCGCGGCCAGTTCTGTACAGGCTACGGCCAGCGAACTGGTGCAGTGGACGATTAATTCGTACATGGCCCGGGTCAACTACGATTTCAACGATAAATATCTGATTACGGCAACGATTCGTCGCGATGGTTCGAGCCGGTTCGGTGAAAACACGAAGTATGGTAACTTCCCGGGTGTAGCCCTTGGCTGGAACGTTAATAATGAACCCTTCCTGAAAGGTGTAACCTGGATTGACCTGTTGAAATTACGGGCCGGGTATGGTTCGGTGGGTAACCAGGCCGTAACTCCTTACCAGACGCAGGGCCTGCTGAGCCGCACTGCTTATGCCTGGGGAACTTCCGCTGCGTTTGGCTACCGGCCTAACACCATCGGTAATCCTGACCTGCGCTGGGAGACGTCGGCAACTCTTAACTTCGGGGTTGATTTCAGCTTCTGGAGAGGTCGCCTGCAGGGATCGCTCGAATTGTATCAGACCAATACCACGGCGCTGCTCCTGGCCGATCAGCTACCGGGTTCGGTCGGCTTTAACTCGGTGACTCGTAACGTAGGGGAAACCCGCAACCGGGGTGTTGAACTGACCTTTACAACGTACAACATCAATTCGCCATCGGGCTTCAAATGGTCAACGGATTTTACCTTCATGAAGAATACAGAGGCTATCGTGTCGCTGTACAACGGTAAGGTTGATGATATCGGGAACGGCTGGTTCATTGGCCGCCCGCTGAGCACCGTGTATAACTACAAAAAAATTGGTATCTGGCAGACCAACGAGGCCGACAAAGCTAAATCATACGGCAGCGAAGTAGGTCAGATCAAAATTCAGGATACCAATGCCGATGGCCGGATTACGGCCGATGACCGCGTTATTATCGGATCAGACGTGCCGAAGTTCAGTGGGGGTATCACCAACCGCTTTAGCTTCAAAGGATTCGATCTGTCGTTTTTCTTCTACGGTCGCTTTGGCAACCTGCTTCGCAGCGATTTCCACCTCAACCGGAACGCCCTGGCGGGTCGCTATGAGCAGATCAAGGTGGACTACTGGACGCCAAACAACCCAACGAACGAATTCCCCCGTCCGAAGAGCAACCAGGAATTCCCGGTTTACAACTCAACCATATCGTATTTCGATGGAACCTTCGTGAAGCTTCGGAACATCAACTTTGGCTACACCTTTAGCCCGACTATCGCTAAACGGCTGAAGATGGAATCGCTGCGGTTGTACACCAGCATTCAGCAGCCGTTCATCTGGTCGGAATACCGGAGCAAGTATAACGGTATCGATCCGGAAACAACGGGCCTTGCTTTGAGTGAAACCGGTGTGGTGCCGGCAACGATGGTGATGACCTTCGGTCTGAACGTTCGTTTCTAA
- a CDS encoding sugar phosphate isomerase/epimerase family protein, translating into MHETVNRRQFLTMAGLSALAVSAGASRLMAHSELVKKSGLKIAYSSITWGGNDAQAIADIAGLGYRGIQLRSNTFGPYRAKPSELKALLDQHKLTLAMFSSGNVEIDPAKEQSTIDTHVAHASFVKALGGSAIQLTNSARPKDRQPTTEELKRLATVMNEIGKQAADMGIQAAYHNHMNQLGETPEEVDVIVQTMNPKYCKLLLDIAHYRQGGGQPEKAVKQYKDILYALHLKDTMSPLPDKPENPKAYKFVELGRGNVDVPAVFKAVDDINFKGWGIIELDGVPEKDKTAAQCAQINKDYITKTLNHPL; encoded by the coding sequence ATGCACGAGACTGTAAACAGAAGACAGTTTCTAACGATGGCCGGTTTGTCGGCGCTGGCGGTTTCGGCCGGTGCCAGCCGACTCATGGCCCATTCTGAACTGGTTAAGAAATCAGGCCTTAAAATTGCCTACTCGTCTATTACCTGGGGGGGGAACGACGCCCAGGCTATTGCCGACATTGCCGGGCTGGGTTATCGTGGCATTCAGTTGCGATCCAACACCTTCGGACCGTATCGGGCCAAACCTTCGGAACTAAAGGCCCTGCTGGATCAGCATAAGCTGACGCTGGCTATGTTTTCGAGCGGTAACGTTGAAATCGATCCGGCTAAAGAACAAAGCACCATTGATACCCACGTAGCGCACGCCAGTTTTGTTAAAGCCCTCGGTGGGTCGGCGATTCAGCTGACCAACAGTGCCCGGCCAAAAGATCGCCAGCCAACGACTGAGGAGCTGAAGCGGCTGGCGACGGTTATGAATGAAATTGGCAAACAGGCCGCCGACATGGGCATTCAGGCGGCTTACCACAACCACATGAACCAGCTTGGCGAAACCCCCGAAGAAGTTGATGTGATTGTGCAGACGATGAACCCGAAATATTGCAAACTGCTGCTCGACATCGCCCACTATCGCCAGGGCGGAGGTCAGCCCGAAAAAGCCGTGAAGCAGTATAAAGACATCCTGTATGCCCTGCACCTGAAGGACACGATGTCGCCCCTACCCGATAAGCCTGAAAACCCCAAAGCTTATAAGTTTGTGGAACTGGGCCGCGGAAACGTTGATGTTCCGGCCGTGTTCAAAGCCGTTGACGATATCAACTTTAAAGGCTGGGGCATCATTGAGCTGGATGGGGTTCCGGAGAAAGACAAAACGGCCGCCCAATGCGCCCAGATTAATAAGGATTACATCACAAAAACCTTAAATCATCCTCTGTAA